The following proteins are co-located in the Cyprinus carpio isolate SPL01 chromosome B19, ASM1834038v1, whole genome shotgun sequence genome:
- the LOC109075597 gene encoding palmitoyltransferase ZDHHC18-B-like: MLDGRRAPRRMKNREYQQIDPQALATPPPRPPPEHMPKRARRKWEVFPGKNRFCCDGRIIVARQSGVLPLTLALIVLTSGLFFIFDCPFLVEHLTGCIPAIGGVLFVFVIISLLQTRFTDPGILPRATPEEAADIEKQIDNPTGLSSSYRPPPRTKEVVINQQVVKLKYCFTCKIFRPPRTSHCSLCDNCVERFDHHCPWVGNCVGKRNYRFFYTFIVSLSFLTAFIFGCATTHLALRSQGGNGLVVALQASPASALELVVCFFSVWSIVGLSGFHTYLVAANLTTNEDIKGSWSGKSGNEDVGNPYSYNSIIKNCCSVLCGPMPPSLIDRRGFVPSDDSVQTRPVEIELPAAKNDINMCTQGTKGLLETASRSPLLTSSCPQAKPQAVPAVLETLPEIVPSPAPVPPKTTGGRQSTGTPHKHHSHHRSKAKQTTHHTHKTSNSSPRPHHSHSSRRKDSKNRDPKFSSLR; encoded by the exons ATGCTTGATGGACGCCGAGCGCCGCGAAGGATGAAAAACCGCGAATATCAGCAAATAGATCCGCAGGCGCTCGCGACCCCTCCGCCGCGACCTCCGCCCGAGCACATGCCCAAACGAGCCCGGAGAAAATGGGAGGTGTTTCCCGGGAAAAACCGCTTCTGCTGTGACGGTCGCATCATCGTGGCGCGTCAAAGCGGCGTGCTGCCGCTCACACTGGCGCTCATCGTGCTCACCAGCGGACTCTTCTTCATATTCGA CTGCCCGTTCCTGGTGGAGCACCTCACCGGCTGCATCCCGGCCATCGGAGGGgtcctgtttgtgtttgtgatcaTCTCTCTCCTCCAGACCAGATTCACGGATCCGGGGATCCTGCCCCGGGCCACACCAGAGGAGGCCGCAGACATCGAGAAACAGATCG ACAACCCGACGGGCTTGTCCTCATCCTACCGGCCCCCGCCGCGCACGAAGGAGGTCGTCATCAACCAGCAGGTGGTTAAACTCAAGTACTGCTTCACCTGCAAGATCTTCCGGCCTCCGCGCACCTCCCACTGCAGCCTGTGTGACAACTGTGTGG AGCGCTTCGATCATCACTGCCCCTGGGTCGGCAACTGTGTGGGAAAACGAAACTATCGCTTCTTCTACACCTTCATCGTCTCGCTGTCTTTCCTCACGGCCTTCATCTTCGGTTGTGCAACCACACACCTGGCTCTCA GGTCACAAGGAGGAAATGGGTTGGTTGTCGCTCTCCAAGCGAGTCCTGCCAG TGCTCTTGAGCTAGTGGTTTGCTTCTTTTCAGTTTGGTCCATTGTGGGCCTCTCAGGCTTCCATACATACCTGGTAGCTGCAAATCTTACTACCAATGAGGAT ATTAAAGGCTCCTGGTCAGGGAAAAGTGGAAATGAGGACGTTGGAAATCCTTACAGTTACAACAGCATTATCAAAAACTGCTGTTCTGTGCTCTGTGGACCCATGCCGCCCAG tttgattgacaggcgaggCTTTGTGCCCTCCGATGACTCGGTCCAGACCAGACCTGTGGAAATCGAACTCCCGGCTGCTAAAAACGACATAAACATG TGCACACAGGGAACCAAAGGTTTGCTGGAAACGGCCTCTCGATCTCCTCTCCTCACAAGCTCCTGTCCGCAGGCCAAACCTCAAGCCGTGCCGGCCGTCTTGGAGACTCTTCCAGAGATCGTCCCATCTCCTGCCCCCGTGCCGCCCAAGACCACTGGAGGACGCCAGTCGACCGGCACCCCTCACAAACATCACTCCCACCACAGATCCAAGGCAAAACAAACCACTCATCACACCCACAAGACCTCCAACTCCTCTCCAAGACCTCATCACAGCCACAGTTCAAGACGGAAAGACTCCAAGAACAGAGACCCAAAATTCAGTTCTCTGCGCTGA